A window of the Umboniibacter marinipuniceus genome harbors these coding sequences:
- the sthA gene encoding Si-specific NAD(P)(+) transhydrogenase codes for MPSYDYDLLIIGSGPAGEGAALHAAKLDQRVCMIEEQHFVGGNCTHKGTIPSKALRQAVRRIIQFNTLPMFRDVDAPQIFGYPKVLKQAERVIRKQVKLRTEMLARNGVKVVTGVASFVDANTVDVAGESGIEEKISAKNVLIATGSRPYHPAHMDFNHPRVFCSDSILHLNNTPKTLIVYGAGVIGCEYASIFAGLGVHVDLINTRSSLLEFLDDEISDALGYHLRDMGVNVRHNEEEERLEVDDDGVTLFLASGKRLRGDAILFCNGRTGNTSDLNLEAIGLKANHRGQISVDESYRTEVENIYGAGDVIGWPALASAAYDQGRSAAAAMLGGEQVRFVNDVPTGIYTLPEISSIGKTESELTAARIPYEVGRAFFKNIARAQITGDEVGMLKLLFHVDTLEILGVHSFGAESSEIIHIGQAVMNQPAGNNSIEYFVNSTFNYPTMAEAYRVAALEGLERVGRLND; via the coding sequence ATGCCGTCGTACGATTACGATCTACTTATTATTGGTTCTGGCCCCGCTGGTGAAGGGGCAGCACTGCACGCCGCAAAGCTGGATCAGCGTGTATGTATGATCGAGGAACAACACTTCGTGGGTGGTAATTGCACTCACAAAGGCACCATACCTTCAAAAGCGCTAAGACAAGCTGTTCGTCGCATTATTCAGTTCAATACCTTGCCGATGTTTCGTGACGTTGATGCGCCACAGATTTTTGGCTATCCCAAGGTGCTTAAGCAAGCTGAGCGAGTTATTCGTAAGCAAGTCAAGCTACGCACTGAGATGCTAGCGCGTAATGGCGTTAAGGTTGTTACGGGTGTTGCCTCGTTTGTTGACGCGAATACCGTTGATGTAGCCGGGGAGTCGGGTATTGAAGAGAAAATTAGCGCCAAGAACGTGCTGATTGCCACTGGTTCACGCCCTTATCACCCTGCTCATATGGACTTTAATCATCCGCGCGTGTTTTGTTCGGACTCAATCTTACATCTTAATAACACCCCCAAGACGCTGATTGTCTATGGTGCGGGTGTCATTGGTTGTGAGTACGCGAGTATTTTTGCGGGTTTAGGTGTTCATGTAGACCTTATTAATACTCGTTCAAGTTTACTTGAGTTCCTTGATGATGAAATTTCTGATGCTTTAGGCTACCACCTGCGTGATATGGGCGTTAACGTTCGTCACAACGAAGAGGAAGAGCGTCTAGAAGTAGACGACGACGGCGTGACACTGTTCTTAGCCTCCGGTAAACGTCTTCGCGGTGATGCCATCTTGTTCTGTAACGGTAGAACGGGTAACACCAGCGATTTGAATCTCGAGGCTATCGGTCTTAAGGCGAATCACCGTGGCCAGATTTCAGTTGATGAGAGCTATCGTACCGAGGTAGAGAATATTTATGGTGCGGGGGATGTCATTGGTTGGCCAGCGCTAGCGTCAGCGGCTTACGATCAGGGTCGTTCAGCGGCGGCAGCCATGCTTGGTGGTGAACAGGTCAGATTTGTTAATGATGTACCTACCGGTATTTATACTCTGCCGGAGATTAGCTCAATCGGTAAGACGGAAAGCGAATTGACCGCTGCGCGTATCCCATACGAAGTAGGTCGAGCGTTCTTTAAGAATATTGCTCGTGCACAAATTACCGGTGATGAAGTAGGTATGCTGAAGCTCTTGTTCCATGTGGACACACTGGAGATACTTGGAGTTCATAGTTTTGGTGCCGAATCATCGGAGATTATTCATATTGGTCAAGCGGTGATGAATCAGCCTGCTGGTAATAACAGTATTGAGTACTTTGTGAACTCAACGTTTAATTACCCAACCATGGCCGAGGCTTATCGTGTCGCGGCATTGGAAGGGCTAGAGCGGGTTGGTCGTCTTAACGATTAA
- a CDS encoding glycerophosphodiester phosphodiesterase gives MSEILGHRGCRKRFHDNTMEAFWAAYEYHCDGIELDVRPTADGRLALYHDNKLGAKAIHESTSSEIIATDSRILFDDQLAQLPPYPGMIQLELKPAPLSIWQQQFALVAAFAKENPNVVLTSFDRRLLAMINRDHHELRRGLLVDKLDCNPVGLAWGLGCELIAVRNNSVSLSLIKKAKSHGLAVSVWTVNSLKRAKSLRKLGVDQIITDRPWAFCPQLNR, from the coding sequence GTGAGTGAAATACTTGGTCATCGCGGATGCAGGAAACGCTTCCACGATAACACCATGGAAGCGTTTTGGGCGGCCTACGAATACCACTGTGACGGCATAGAACTCGACGTACGTCCCACTGCAGACGGTCGCTTAGCGCTCTATCACGACAACAAACTCGGCGCTAAAGCCATTCATGAAAGCACTAGCAGTGAAATTATTGCTACCGACTCTCGCATCCTCTTTGACGATCAACTTGCTCAGCTACCGCCCTACCCCGGCATGATTCAACTCGAACTCAAACCGGCACCGCTTAGCATTTGGCAACAGCAGTTCGCGCTCGTTGCAGCGTTTGCCAAAGAAAACCCGAACGTTGTTCTAACCTCGTTTGATAGACGATTACTAGCAATGATTAACAGAGATCACCATGAACTCCGACGCGGGCTGCTCGTTGACAAATTGGACTGTAACCCGGTTGGGTTAGCGTGGGGCTTGGGCTGCGAACTCATTGCCGTACGCAACAACAGTGTAAGCTTAAGTCTGATTAAGAAGGCAAAATCGCACGGACTAGCCGTAAGTGTGTGGACGGTAAATAGTTTGAAGAGAGCGAAATCTTTGCGGAAATTAGGGGTCGATCAGATAATCACTGACCGCCCCTGGGCGTTTTGTCCGCAGCTTAATCGTTAA
- a CDS encoding ComEC/Rec2 family competence protein — MFVVIMLILILLVWMIANYVALAGWWYGLLILSLLLLWRRHPYLVVLLAVIFSAQHYSRLTDLPRSIEARVAEVNQSLFSQQLSFVGSELRVRIAKGITVEPNCKFSGALSWRYRPAPEDYGNRLQRQQQLQPYSYSDSFVSTCPQQLTEPEYVAHPRLRALVLGHFNLLEESEVEQLQRSGTLHLFVVSGLHIGIIYLTIGWLSRRFFGLYTARCLSLAAIGGYLLCVVWGVAVGRVWLMILLAAVTWWLARAMNRYAILAAVALVLVLWSPGLLWRPGFWYSFSAVLCILLIYVGARGGQIAKVSTAQFFMSLLAGGVSQLPTNPFQSFAANLIVVPLWGLVVPAALTALIVPLTAPANSVEQLLQHIINWLPTAYPGWLTVSADWYLGLFIGCLYLAVISPYSLRLLACFILLTGWTANAKLSQIRVHDVGQGSALSVFSQGTFSLYDTGYGSEEFGAVIERTIWPLMATLKPISANYFLSHGDADHAGGLKAFRALLPAHRFDGEQLCIAGQRWQVGEARSLVLWPRYAKRHERNNGHSCAWLIELGNKRLLLLGDMSIKDELAMLRMWPSLSADVVVLAHHGSASSTSYALLSQLNPNIAIISAGQDNRFGHPSATVIHKLSQFGVKTLVTAKVGAITFSEVDDVELIRLSCLELISTKDCEVSVN, encoded by the coding sequence ATGTTTGTTGTCATTATGCTCATTCTCATACTGCTTGTTTGGATGATAGCAAATTATGTCGCGCTCGCGGGGTGGTGGTATGGCTTGCTGATTTTAAGTTTGCTGTTGCTTTGGCGTCGTCATCCTTATCTGGTAGTGCTCTTAGCTGTGATCTTTAGCGCTCAGCACTATTCACGGCTGACAGATCTACCCAGAAGTATCGAGGCTCGCGTAGCTGAGGTCAATCAAAGCCTATTTTCACAGCAGCTGAGTTTTGTCGGCAGTGAGCTTCGTGTGCGCATAGCGAAGGGGATAACGGTTGAGCCCAACTGTAAGTTCAGCGGTGCCTTGAGCTGGCGCTATCGACCGGCTCCAGAAGACTATGGCAACCGACTTCAGCGTCAGCAGCAATTGCAGCCATATAGCTATTCGGACAGTTTTGTGAGCACTTGTCCTCAGCAGCTAACTGAGCCGGAATACGTTGCGCACCCAAGGTTACGAGCTTTGGTTCTCGGACATTTCAACTTACTGGAGGAATCAGAGGTAGAGCAGCTGCAACGCTCGGGTACATTACATCTCTTCGTGGTGAGCGGTCTTCATATCGGTATTATCTATTTAACTATAGGCTGGCTGTCGAGACGCTTCTTTGGCCTCTATACCGCGCGCTGTTTGAGTTTAGCGGCCATTGGCGGTTATTTACTATGCGTTGTATGGGGTGTTGCAGTAGGGAGAGTGTGGCTAATGATTCTCTTGGCGGCTGTTACTTGGTGGTTAGCCAGAGCTATGAATCGCTATGCAATCCTTGCAGCCGTAGCGCTTGTTCTTGTGCTTTGGTCTCCGGGGCTACTCTGGCGTCCGGGCTTTTGGTATTCCTTTAGCGCGGTGCTATGTATTTTGCTCATTTATGTAGGTGCTAGAGGTGGCCAAATCGCTAAGGTTAGTACGGCACAATTCTTTATGAGCCTGCTGGCCGGAGGGGTTAGTCAACTTCCCACCAATCCTTTTCAGTCATTCGCCGCTAACTTGATTGTTGTGCCGTTGTGGGGGCTAGTTGTGCCGGCGGCGCTCACTGCACTGATCGTTCCGCTAACGGCCCCCGCCAATAGTGTGGAGCAACTGTTGCAGCATATCATCAATTGGCTACCCACGGCGTATCCTGGTTGGCTCACAGTGAGTGCGGACTGGTACCTCGGGCTGTTTATTGGCTGTTTGTATCTAGCGGTGATTAGTCCGTACTCGCTAAGATTACTTGCCTGCTTTATTTTGCTAACAGGTTGGACGGCTAACGCAAAACTAAGTCAGATAAGGGTCCATGACGTGGGGCAGGGCAGCGCGCTAAGTGTGTTCTCCCAGGGTACATTTAGTCTGTATGATACCGGTTATGGTAGCGAGGAGTTCGGTGCGGTGATCGAACGGACAATTTGGCCGTTAATGGCCACGTTGAAGCCAATCTCAGCCAACTACTTTCTTAGTCATGGTGATGCGGATCACGCCGGTGGGCTAAAAGCGTTTAGGGCATTGCTCCCAGCTCATCGCTTTGACGGGGAGCAGCTATGCATCGCAGGACAGCGCTGGCAAGTGGGTGAAGCAAGAAGCTTGGTGCTCTGGCCTCGTTATGCCAAGCGCCACGAAAGAAATAACGGTCATAGCTGCGCATGGCTAATTGAACTGGGAAATAAGCGCCTTTTGCTCCTTGGCGACATGAGCATAAAGGATGAATTGGCGATGCTGCGAATGTGGCCTTCACTTAGCGCTGATGTGGTGGTTCTTGCTCACCACGGAAGTGCTTCCTCAACATCCTACGCCTTACTTAGCCAGTTAAATCCAAATATCGCGATCATCTCAGCAGGTCAAGACAATCGATTTGGCCACCCTTCAGCGACAGTAATTCATAAATTATCACAATTTGGCGTTAAAACACTTGTCACAGCTAAGGTAGGCGCTATAACCTTTTCGGAGGTGGATGACGTTGAGTTGATCCGATTAAGTTGTTTAGAACTCATTTCCACTAAAGACTGCGAGGTCTCGGTGAATTAA
- a CDS encoding DUF2062 domain-containing protein, which yields MAKNFFKKIMPDPQYIREHKGLAWIQHWLADGSLWHLNRRCVARAVFIGIFCSFLPIPFQMLAAAALAVLFRANIALSVVLVWISNPLTMPILFYGAYRVGLLLLGQPPIPMPEELTLVWLGDQLATSWLPFLVGCVSCGLFFGGIGWFVARGFWRFHVVNAWQKRRNRNN from the coding sequence ATGGCCAAAAACTTCTTTAAAAAGATCATGCCTGACCCTCAGTATATTCGTGAGCATAAAGGGCTGGCTTGGATTCAACATTGGTTGGCCGACGGCAGCCTATGGCACTTAAATCGTCGTTGCGTGGCACGAGCTGTCTTTATTGGCATATTCTGTAGCTTCCTCCCCATACCATTTCAGATGCTTGCCGCGGCGGCACTCGCCGTGTTATTTCGTGCCAATATTGCACTGTCTGTGGTATTGGTGTGGATTAGCAACCCCCTTACAATGCCCATCCTCTTCTATGGGGCCTATCGCGTTGGACTTCTACTACTTGGACAACCACCTATCCCAATGCCCGAAGAACTGACTCTTGTTTGGCTTGGCGATCAGCTTGCCACTTCGTGGCTTCCATTCTTAGTTGGCTGCGTCAGTTGTGGACTCTTCTTTGGTGGTATTGGCTGGTTTGTGGCACGAGGATTTTGGCGATTTCACGTAGTCAACGCCTGGCAGAAGCGACGTAATCGTAACAACTAG
- the lpxK gene encoding tetraacyldisaccharide 4'-kinase, with translation MSVKQFFLNHWYQSSPGILRLLAPLSWLVGYFAAKRFSSRQLGLVGGVPVIVIGNITVGGTGKTPLIASLIGHFQAKGLRVGVISRGYGGSLSGEEVVKVHRGHSAAEVGDEPLIHFSRGAAVFLCAQRAKAAELAARECDVILADDGLQHYPLIRTVEVCVLDGERKIGNGALLPMGPLREPESRLANCDLVVVNHGDSIQVNCSIGHEAEFTMTVAPGEWRAVNDQSLQSKPNTNVTLISGIGNPDRFEATVKSQNIAWDRHIRFGDHHAYRQTDFIDATSRIVMTEKDAVKAISIAPQSSLYITIKAELGDEFYSQLDALLSQKQQEFS, from the coding sequence ATGAGCGTAAAGCAATTTTTTCTCAATCACTGGTACCAAAGTTCTCCAGGCATACTTCGTTTACTGGCTCCCCTGTCGTGGCTAGTGGGCTATTTTGCGGCTAAACGCTTTAGTTCGAGGCAGTTAGGGCTAGTAGGTGGTGTCCCCGTAATTGTCATAGGCAATATCACGGTGGGTGGTACCGGCAAGACACCGTTAATTGCCTCGCTTATTGGTCATTTTCAAGCCAAGGGCCTCCGCGTTGGTGTAATTAGCCGTGGCTACGGCGGTTCGCTGTCCGGCGAGGAAGTTGTCAAAGTTCATCGTGGCCACAGCGCGGCTGAAGTTGGTGATGAGCCACTCATTCATTTTAGTCGCGGCGCCGCGGTGTTCTTGTGCGCACAGCGTGCCAAAGCGGCAGAGCTAGCTGCGCGGGAATGTGATGTGATCTTGGCCGATGATGGTTTGCAGCATTACCCGCTGATCCGCACCGTTGAAGTTTGCGTCCTTGATGGTGAACGCAAGATCGGTAATGGTGCACTCCTTCCAATGGGTCCCCTACGAGAGCCCGAGAGTAGACTAGCAAACTGTGATCTCGTGGTGGTTAATCATGGCGATAGTATCCAGGTGAATTGTAGTATTGGTCATGAAGCGGAATTCACCATGACGGTTGCCCCGGGAGAGTGGCGAGCTGTCAATGATCAGAGTCTGCAATCTAAGCCAAACACCAACGTTACCCTCATCAGTGGTATCGGCAATCCGGATCGCTTTGAAGCAACTGTTAAGTCGCAGAATATTGCTTGGGACCGGCATATTCGCTTTGGTGATCACCATGCCTATCGACAAACTGACTTCATTGATGCCACTTCACGCATAGTGATGACTGAAAAAGATGCGGTGAAAGCGATTTCCATTGCACCACAATCTAGTCTGTATATCACCATTAAGGCAGAGCTCGGGGATGAATTCTATTCCCAGTTAGATGCTCTACTTAGTCAAAAACAACAAGAGTTTAGCTAA
- a CDS encoding MotA/TolQ/ExbB proton channel family protein: MYDILMAGGWLMLPLVLCSIAVVAIALERYWALLPTNILPKNLTAEVWHQYKDQGQLSNDKLRSLRNSSPLGHILAAGIANASHGRDTVKESMEAAASQVLHDLERFLTALGVIATIAPLIGLLGTVTGMIDVFAAIVTEGTSDASLLAGGISKALITTAAGLSVAIPATMLDRYFGRRIESIAVSLEKECVKFVDAMFAQPSIKSPAKNSAAKRVPAKASATEQKAPVKKAVAQKTATKKNTSKKGEESS, encoded by the coding sequence GTGTACGATATTTTAATGGCAGGTGGCTGGCTAATGCTGCCGCTCGTATTATGTTCTATAGCAGTGGTAGCTATTGCGTTGGAGCGCTATTGGGCGTTGCTTCCAACTAACATCTTGCCAAAGAATTTAACCGCAGAGGTCTGGCATCAGTACAAAGATCAAGGGCAGCTCAGTAACGACAAGCTTCGAAGCCTCCGTAACAGTTCTCCTTTGGGGCACATTCTTGCCGCGGGTATTGCTAACGCTTCGCATGGTCGAGATACCGTTAAGGAGAGTATGGAGGCGGCAGCGAGTCAAGTGCTTCATGATCTTGAACGTTTTCTTACCGCATTGGGTGTGATCGCCACCATTGCCCCGCTAATTGGGTTGCTGGGCACCGTTACCGGCATGATTGATGTTTTTGCCGCCATTGTTACCGAGGGTACTAGTGACGCAAGTTTACTAGCAGGAGGGATTAGTAAAGCGCTAATCACTACCGCAGCGGGACTGAGTGTCGCGATTCCAGCCACAATGCTTGATCGCTATTTTGGCCGTCGAATTGAGTCTATTGCGGTTAGCCTTGAAAAAGAGTGCGTGAAATTCGTTGATGCGATGTTCGCCCAACCGTCGATAAAATCCCCAGCGAAAAATAGCGCCGCAAAGCGAGTGCCAGCAAAAGCATCGGCAACTGAGCAAAAAGCACCTGTTAAGAAGGCTGTCGCCCAGAAAACCGCAACGAAGAAAAACACTTCGAAGAAGGGTGAAGAAAGCTCATGA
- a CDS encoding flavodoxin family protein, translating to MKTLLLVKHSKTGNTQQLCDAFIEGAERVSGVKVRVVEALQGGPEDLMNASALVIATPENFGTMSGAIKHFFDQTYYEVEALQLALPFQLIISAGNDGTGAEKALQRILTGYRYRQIGDTLLVKGEPQDSHLISARELGESMAAALELGII from the coding sequence ATGAAGACCCTCCTACTTGTTAAGCACAGTAAGACTGGCAATACGCAACAATTATGCGATGCCTTCATTGAAGGTGCCGAACGCGTATCGGGCGTTAAAGTTCGGGTAGTTGAAGCGCTTCAAGGGGGACCAGAAGACTTAATGAACGCCTCGGCACTGGTCATTGCGACGCCTGAGAACTTCGGCACAATGTCAGGCGCAATAAAACACTTCTTTGATCAGACTTATTATGAAGTGGAAGCGCTTCAGCTTGCACTACCGTTTCAGTTAATTATTAGCGCTGGTAACGATGGAACCGGCGCCGAGAAGGCGCTCCAACGTATTCTCACCGGCTACCGCTATCGGCAAATTGGTGACACGCTCCTCGTTAAAGGAGAACCGCAAGATAGCCACCTAATTTCGGCTAGAGAATTAGGCGAATCAATGGCTGCCGCCCTAGAATTGGGTATTATTTGA
- a CDS encoding FtsX-like permease family protein, with product MRFSFDVGQRYSKVSQQGSLIGFISSLAGKGLALSVAILVVVIAVIDGFERELEERILNLVPHVELSRYGGIEEWQQTIEVLEALPEVTSAAPYINQSVLFKSGTTVAPGMLSAVDLELEAQFSPLANFVEAGDLSALSDGESIVLGAGIAEKLDLSVGQLFTLMIPGDSATTQPTIRRLKVVAIIASGTELDQVLAITTIDSAQAWLKRSRVDGIKLKLTDLYRADITGLLISESLGGGYTSKSWQRQFRQLSFAIQTSKQMINLLLLLIILAAVFNVVTTLTMVVIEKKSDIAILRSMGASRFAIMRIFVSQGFMVGVYAALKGILAGILVCLVLPWLGELIELFSGVTLLSSDVYPVDFIPVFLKVETIALVAGVAICASSLVSVFPAWRASRVDPAKVLQLEI from the coding sequence ATGCGGTTTAGTTTTGATGTGGGTCAGCGTTACTCAAAAGTTAGCCAACAGGGCTCTCTAATTGGATTTATTTCCAGCCTCGCAGGCAAGGGGCTCGCGCTGTCGGTAGCTATTTTAGTGGTGGTGATTGCCGTCATTGATGGTTTTGAACGCGAACTAGAAGAGCGTATCTTAAACTTAGTACCCCATGTCGAATTAAGTCGTTACGGCGGTATTGAGGAGTGGCAGCAAACTATTGAGGTATTGGAGGCGCTTCCCGAGGTTACTTCGGCTGCACCGTATATTAATCAATCGGTATTGTTTAAGAGTGGCACGACGGTTGCGCCGGGTATGCTCTCCGCGGTTGATCTTGAGTTGGAGGCGCAGTTTAGCCCTTTGGCTAATTTTGTGGAAGCCGGCGATCTTTCAGCGTTGAGTGATGGCGAATCAATTGTATTGGGAGCAGGAATTGCCGAGAAACTTGATCTCTCGGTAGGGCAGTTATTTACGCTAATGATTCCGGGCGATTCCGCCACTACTCAGCCCACTATCCGACGGCTTAAGGTGGTTGCGATTATTGCGTCAGGCACAGAGCTCGATCAGGTGCTGGCAATAACTACGATTGATTCCGCTCAAGCTTGGCTGAAGCGAAGTCGTGTTGACGGTATTAAGCTTAAGCTGACCGATCTTTATCGCGCTGATATAACCGGGCTACTGATTTCAGAAAGCCTTGGGGGCGGTTATACATCGAAAAGCTGGCAGCGCCAATTCCGCCAGCTTTCGTTCGCCATCCAGACCTCAAAACAGATGATTAACTTACTGCTGTTACTGATTATTCTGGCGGCCGTTTTTAATGTTGTGACAACCTTGACGATGGTGGTAATTGAGAAAAAATCTGATATTGCCATCCTCAGGTCAATGGGCGCTTCTCGCTTTGCGATCATGCGAATCTTTGTGAGTCAGGGCTTTATGGTTGGCGTTTACGCCGCGTTAAAGGGAATTTTGGCAGGTATTCTGGTGTGCCTAGTGCTACCTTGGTTAGGTGAGCTAATTGAGCTGTTTAGCGGCGTAACACTGCTAAGCTCCGACGTTTACCCCGTTGATTTCATCCCAGTATTCTTAAAAGTCGAGACCATTGCCTTGGTGGCGGGGGTGGCTATTTGTGCGAGCTCGTTGGTGTCCGTTTTTCCCGCTTGGCGTGCGTCACGGGTAGATCCGGCGAAGGTTTTGCAGTTAGAGATCTAA
- a CDS encoding ABC transporter permease — protein sequence MTQRFLLSVAWRFLRAKHAGWFASFITLTSVLGIALGVCSLITVMSVLNGFSDEIRARVVAAEPHLLLNPSHDYSASLSDPDILAVAPVLRFTAIGQSASQLQGVEVNAVDFDSYPLVVPMNGYLVDGRWLERDDRFHIVISQLQARRWRLQVGDSLTLLLPSFSSTPAGLFPRSKTLKIIGLYSTNSDTDTSQVYIPLKVGELLTRAGDYQTELAVRTNRAFDLAPLIQRLEVQRGITHVSSWQDKHQALFAAIAMEKRITSFVLLAIVAVAAFNVIAALSMQVLNKRKSIAVLRTQGLSRHAAGRIFAFQGLIIGGSGILLGSSIGVLLSLYFREFSNWVQDTLGVYLFDPSVYYVNYLPTSLDWWDVALVNIATAVIATFAIWHPVKKALTIEPAEALNYE from the coding sequence ATGACGCAGAGATTTCTGCTTTCAGTTGCCTGGCGATTCCTGCGCGCTAAACATGCCGGCTGGTTTGCCTCATTTATCACCCTCACTTCGGTCCTTGGAATCGCCCTAGGTGTGTGCAGTCTAATCACGGTTATGTCGGTGTTAAATGGCTTCTCCGATGAAATCCGCGCTCGCGTGGTCGCGGCGGAACCCCACCTTCTATTGAACCCTTCTCACGATTATTCAGCTAGCCTATCAGACCCAGATATCCTGGCTGTTGCGCCGGTGCTGCGCTTTACCGCAATTGGGCAGTCTGCCTCGCAACTTCAGGGCGTGGAGGTCAATGCGGTTGACTTCGACAGCTATCCTCTTGTGGTGCCAATGAATGGATACCTCGTGGACGGACGTTGGCTAGAGCGTGATGATCGCTTTCATATCGTTATTAGTCAGCTTCAGGCTCGACGGTGGCGGTTGCAGGTGGGAGATTCACTTACGTTACTGCTCCCTAGCTTTAGTTCGACCCCAGCCGGTCTTTTTCCTCGAAGCAAAACGTTAAAAATTATCGGTCTCTATAGTACTAATTCGGACACTGACACGTCGCAGGTATATATCCCACTGAAGGTTGGCGAATTATTGACGCGAGCGGGTGACTACCAAACAGAGTTGGCGGTGCGCACCAATAGAGCGTTTGATTTAGCACCACTTATTCAGCGTCTTGAAGTTCAACGCGGGATCACTCACGTGAGCTCCTGGCAGGATAAGCATCAGGCGCTCTTCGCCGCAATCGCGATGGAGAAACGCATCACCTCTTTCGTCCTGCTAGCGATTGTGGCGGTGGCGGCCTTTAATGTTATCGCCGCGCTCTCCATGCAGGTACTCAATAAACGTAAGAGCATTGCGGTACTAAGAACACAGGGGCTCTCTCGTCATGCCGCAGGGCGCATATTTGCGTTTCAGGGGTTGATAATTGGCGGCTCTGGAATTCTACTCGGCTCAAGCATTGGCGTGCTGTTGAGCCTCTACTTCAGAGAATTTAGTAATTGGGTTCAGGATACGCTTGGCGTGTATCTCTTTGATCCTAGTGTGTACTACGTTAACTATCTGCCAACCTCTCTTGATTGGTGGGACGTTGCGCTCGTTAACATCGCCACGGCGGTGATTGCAACTTTCGCTATTTGGCATCCCGTGAAGAAGGCTTTAACCATTGAACCAGCGGAAGCGTTAAACTATGAATAG
- a CDS encoding ABC transporter ATP-binding protein translates to MNRVMLSAQGISKSYLQGQNELPILRDLAMTVHEGEMVAIVGKSGSGKSTLLNLLAGLDHPDSGEVTLADCCWQKTGERERDRVRNHSLGFVYQFHHLLPEFSALENVAMPLRIAGMSSAKARVVALDLLAKVGLSDRAKHRPNQLSGGERQRVAIARGLANSPAVVLMDEPTGNLDVETASEVRDLIKTLSRSASTAFVIVTHDPSFAEYADRVLTLTNGKLEDH, encoded by the coding sequence ATGAATAGAGTTATGTTGTCAGCCCAAGGCATCAGTAAATCCTATCTTCAAGGTCAGAATGAATTACCCATTCTCCGTGATTTGGCAATGACGGTTCATGAAGGTGAGATGGTGGCGATTGTTGGCAAATCCGGAAGTGGTAAATCAACCTTGCTGAATTTGCTAGCAGGCCTCGATCACCCAGACTCAGGTGAAGTCACGTTGGCGGACTGTTGTTGGCAGAAGACAGGCGAGCGAGAGCGTGATCGTGTGCGTAACCATTCACTTGGTTTCGTCTATCAATTTCACCACCTTCTGCCCGAGTTTAGTGCGCTGGAAAATGTGGCTATGCCACTTCGTATCGCTGGCATGAGCAGCGCGAAGGCGCGTGTTGTCGCGCTAGATTTGCTGGCTAAAGTCGGCCTTTCGGACCGCGCAAAGCATCGCCCGAACCAGCTTTCTGGAGGTGAAAGACAGCGTGTTGCCATTGCGCGGGGGCTAGCCAATAGCCCCGCAGTGGTACTGATGGACGAACCAACCGGTAACTTGGATGTGGAAACAGCATCTGAAGTTCGCGATCTGATCAAGACGCTGAGTCGTTCAGCTTCTACAGCGTTTGTGATCGTCACCCACGATCCCAGCTTTGCCGAGTACGCCGATAGGGTACTTACGCTTACCAACGGCAAACTAGAGGACCACTAA
- a CDS encoding ExbD/TolR family protein, producing the protein MKFARRSKTREGVNLTPLIDVVFLLLIFFMVTTTFKTESELSVDLPQASNEAERAEADIRIAVQATGLITVNGIALPNSDAETIVSALQETGLSGTDITVAIEADKTATHQMVVTVLDAVGKSGYSKVHLATSQQSE; encoded by the coding sequence ATGAAGTTCGCTCGTCGCAGCAAAACCAGAGAAGGGGTCAACTTAACTCCGCTGATTGATGTGGTCTTTCTGCTGTTAATTTTCTTTATGGTCACCACAACGTTCAAAACCGAAAGTGAGCTTTCCGTTGACTTACCGCAAGCGAGCAACGAAGCCGAGCGAGCAGAAGCTGATATCCGCATCGCGGTTCAAGCTACCGGTTTGATTACGGTCAACGGTATTGCGCTACCAAATTCCGACGCTGAAACCATTGTGAGCGCGCTACAAGAAACCGGGCTTAGCGGTACGGATATAACCGTGGCTATCGAGGCTGATAAAACCGCAACACATCAGATGGTGGTAACAGTACTCGATGCCGTGGGGAAATCAGGCTATAGTAAAGTTCATCTAGCCACTAGCCAACAAAGCGAATGA
- the nqrM gene encoding (Na+)-NQR maturation NqrM, which yields MLTIILSVVIFAVLVGAMAVGVIMGNKPIAGSCGGLNTIGMKEDCDICGGNDTLCDEEKQRKKKAAKQDVLAVGGTLQPLFNDATKK from the coding sequence ATGCTAACTATCATATTGAGTGTTGTTATTTTTGCAGTGTTAGTCGGGGCGATGGCCGTTGGCGTTATTATGGGCAACAAGCCCATTGCCGGTTCATGCGGTGGCCTTAATACCATTGGCATGAAGGAAGATTGCGACATTTGTGGTGGTAATGACACACTGTGTGATGAAGAGAAGCAGCGCAAGAAAAAAGCTGCAAAGCAAGATGTTTTAGCAGTCGGCGGAACTTTACAGCCACTGTTCAACGACGCAACAAAAAAATAA